TTCGACCTTTTCCAGCCAACCGCTGTCTATTTTGCCGATTTTAACCTCTTCGTAAAGTTTGTTAAAGCGCATGAGGTGCGATCGCGTCCTTCTGACAGCATAAGGTACCATCGTTCCCGTTCGCATAATAAACGCCCAGTCGGAAGACTGCGCCAACAGCAGTTCCCTCGCTGCTTGGTTCAACGCTTTCCATTCCAACTCATCCTCTGGTTCCCGCTTTGCTATTTCAATCATCCGTTCTGCGGCTTTATGCAAGTGTGGATAAATCCACGTATTTGTGTGGTTCAACCAATACTCGTGGAATCCTTTATAACCCCAACTCGATTGCGAAGGACGGCAAACTTGCTGACTTGGATTTGCCCGCAGATAATCTGCCAAATGGGTCATTTCATAGGTTTTTTGGTCATACCATGACTTGCGGAACAGGTAATCAATGAACCAAGGACCTTCATACCACCAATGTCCATATAACTCAGCATCGTAGGGAGAAACAATAATTGGTGGACGGTTCATCATAGCATGAAGATTTCCTACTTGCTGCTCTCGGTTATACATGAAATTAGCAGCATGTTCTGCAGCTTTTTCCCGTGCCCAATAAGGGTCGTAGAGTGCCTTATCTGACAGTCCTAAGCCACGACCTGTAATTTTGTGATACTTAATGCCCGTATTTTTCCGCTGACCATTGGGCATAATGTAGGGCTTGATGTAGTCATATTCTGCTTCCCAACCCAAGTCTTTGTAAAACTCGCGGTATTCTGCAGCACCAGGATAGCCGACCTCAGAAGACCATACCTGCTGAGAAGATTCATGGTCTCGACCAAACGCAGCAACGCCACTTTCTGTAAAAATTGGGGCATAGGTACCAAATCGTGGACGGGGACGGGCATAAAGAATACCATGTCCATCGGTCAGGAAGTAGCGCAACCCTGCATCGGCTAACATTCGGTCAACACCTTCATAGTAGGCGCATTCTGGTAACCAAATGCCTTTGGGTGGACGACCAAAGTTTTCTTCGTAGTGTTCGCAAGCTACCTTTATTTGTCCCCACACAGCTTGTGGGTACATTTTCATCAGTGGTAGGTAGCCGTGGGTAGCACCGCAGGTAATGATTTCTAAATTGTTAGTGTCTTGATATTGCTTAAAAGCTGTGACTAAGTCCCCGTTGTAGCGTTCCCAAACTTCTCGTATCGCCTTGAACTCACTGGCGTAATGCTCGGCTAAATAACGAATATGACCATTGTGGACATTATGCTCGAATTCCAGTTCTATAAGTTCTTCAAGTTTGGCTAAATGAGCGTCGTAGCGTTCTTGCAACACAGGATCGCGTAGCATTGACACAAGAGGAGGTGTCATGCTCATCGTGATTTTAAAGTCAATACCGTCTTGCTTCAAGCCTTCAAAGACTCGCAGCAAAGGAATGTAAGTTTCGGTAATGGCTTCATAGAGCCATTCTTCTTCCAGCACATAATCACTTTCTGGGTGACGAACGAAGGGCAGATGTGCATGGAGTACGAGCGCAACGTAGCCGATAGCCATAATTATAGTTCCGGGGTGGTACTTATTTAGATTGAAGGTTGGGATTTGGTAGATGTTAACAATATTTTAAGACTTTATGGGGATCGTTACAGTCTTTAGTCAACTCTCCAAATTATGCATATCAAACCCTCCCGCTTTCACGTCGCCAAAATTTCACCTTTAAGCCATCATGAGGACGGGAGAACGGTAGCACAACACGCTCTAGATTTTGTCCAGGGAGTAATTCCCAGTGATACTCACGAATCAACAACGCCGCAAACACCTTCATCTCCAATCTGGCAAACTCTTTACCTAAACATTCTCGAATTCCACCACCGAACGGAATATAGCTAAAAACCTTTTGTTTGTTCTCGGCTCGATCAGGTGCAAAACGCTCTGGGTCAAATCGTTGAGCTTGAGCATAGACATTCTGGTCTTGATGAGTTTCCTGGATCTGGTAAAACACATCCCAACTTTGCGGGATGAGATAGCCACCGAACTCGCAGGACTCAAGCACTTTCCGTGAACCACTGCGAACTACTGGAGGTGCCATTCGTAAAACTTCTTTTAGCACTTGCTCCAGATAAGTCATTTGCTTGAGAGATTCCTGCGTTAGCGGTTGTGTCAACCCTAGTTGCTCTTGTTCTGCACGGGCTGCTTGTAGCACTTCTGGATGTTGAGCAAGCAATAAACACAAGGATGTGAGTGCTGAAGTTAAGGTTTCGTGTCCAGCAACGAGCATTCCCAACACGTTATCCTTCACTTCCTCCAAGCTCAGACGATTACCCTCTTCATCCTGCGCCTGCAATAGAATTTTCAAAACATCCTGATTAGAGTTTCGATGTTGTTGGCGTTGGTTGATCATTTCATCAATCAGCGCAAGAAGCTGCTCACGCGCACGAACCGCACGATCAAACTTGCTCCCAGGAAATCGAATCGGAATGGATAACAGCCCGTCACTCCAAGTCTGATAAACTTTTTCCAGGTTTTCATCTGAGGCAGTCTCAACGTTCACGAACAACTTACAGGCAATATCCAGCGTATATTTTTTCAGTTCGCAATACCAAGTCAATGTTCCCATGCGTTCCCATTTATGCAGATAACGACGGGTCATATCTTCTATTGTCGTACCGTACTCGGCTAATGCTCTTGGCTCAAAGGCTTGGAACAACTGCTTACGAAGTATTTGGTGAGCAGTGCCCGTCTTTACTCCAATTGAGTTTGCTCCCAGTAACACCTCAAAACTTGGAGTATTGGTCATCTCGAATCGCTGACTTTCATTGGTGAACAAAAAACGAGTTGCATCAGCTCCAATTAAAACAATCGTTGGACGACCAAACAGATGAGTTTTGAAAATTGTTCCATATTGTTTTTGTCGCTGGTTCATAAAACGGGCTGGATCGCGCAAATAGCTGATGGATTCGCCAACAATGGGCAAACCGAAGCGACCAGGAGGTAACGGGAGCTTTCCTTTCGGGGTTCGCCAAGCAAATCGCTGAGTCGGGAGGCTGGTCATGCTGTTTTCTGTTGTTTAATGAATAAAGAAGTTTTTTATTTACGATACTGTATCGTAAATAAAAAGAAAATGTCAATTGGACAACTGCTTGGTAAGTTGTTTAGATACGAATGCCTTAGAATGACCAATGATTCCTTGATGGTACAAGCCCCCGGATAACTCCTGTGGAAGCAATCCAAAATCACGCCACTTGCTACAACGGTCAAAGCTCGCCGCTTGGGTTGCTTCCCCCGGCAGACTTTGGGGGAACCCTCCGCAGTCGCCACAACGGTCAAAGCTCGTCGCTTGGGTTGCTTCCCCCGACAGACTTTGGGGGAACCCCAACGCCAGGTCCCTAGGTCGGGAAACCCTCCTGCAGGACTGGCTCCGCAAGGCGCTGCTCTCCGCAACGCAGTGGCTCCAAAATCTAAAATCCAAAATTGTCTGACGATCGCATGAGTAAACCTGTCAAAAGTCCGCCGGGACGACCCCGTAGTGCCCAATCCCATCAAGCGATTCTGCAAGCAGCCCTGGAACTGCTGGCAGAAGTTGGATTTGATCGCATGAGTATTGATGCGATCGCAACTCGTGCAGGAGTTGGCAAACCCACAATTTACCGGCGCTACAAATCGAAACAAGAACTAGTTGCAGACGCGATTGAGAGTTGTAGACAGGAGTATGTCGTTCCTGACACTGGTAGCCTCTGGGGTGATATTGACGCCTTAATCAACAGTGCTGCGCAAATTACATTTACCCCTTTGGGACGACAGACAGTTGCTATGATGATCAGTACTGCATCCAGCAATCCTCAGTTCGCTCAAGTTTATTGGACAAAATACTTACAACCGCGACGACAAGCCTTCGCTGTTGTATTTGAACGCGCAAAACAGAGAAATGAAATTCAAGCAGATTTAGATCCTGATCTCGTTTTTGACCTGATAAGTGGAATCATGCTTTATGCACTCGTGTTTCAAGCTACAACTGAACCATTGGAAGGATATATTCGTCGTACCTTGCATCTTCTTCTGAGAGAACCACCAAGCTGACTTTGCCTGAACAAAAAGCCGGGGGAGTGTCGATGAGAAAAATATCATTTCACTCTATTAAAGCCTAAGTGGCATAAGAATATTTGCGTAAGCATGAGGTTATTTATTACTCGTCCGTCTCTTGATACAACTGCTGCAACTGCTGCAACTGCGTCTTGCGTGAAGTCCGGCGATATTTCTTACTTTCCAGCTTCGGTTCGTATTGAGTCTTTCCGTTACCTTTAGTTTTTACCTTGAGAGTAGATTCAGGATCTGCTTGTTGGTTA
This portion of the Brasilonema sennae CENA114 genome encodes:
- a CDS encoding glycoside hydrolase family 57 protein, with the translated sequence MAIGYVALVLHAHLPFVRHPESDYVLEEEWLYEAITETYIPLLRVFEGLKQDGIDFKITMSMTPPLVSMLRDPVLQERYDAHLAKLEELIELEFEHNVHNGHIRYLAEHYASEFKAIREVWERYNGDLVTAFKQYQDTNNLEIITCGATHGYLPLMKMYPQAVWGQIKVACEHYEENFGRPPKGIWLPECAYYEGVDRMLADAGLRYFLTDGHGILYARPRPRFGTYAPIFTESGVAAFGRDHESSQQVWSSEVGYPGAAEYREFYKDLGWEAEYDYIKPYIMPNGQRKNTGIKYHKITGRGLGLSDKALYDPYWAREKAAEHAANFMYNREQQVGNLHAMMNRPPIIVSPYDAELYGHWWYEGPWFIDYLFRKSWYDQKTYEMTHLADYLRANPSQQVCRPSQSSWGYKGFHEYWLNHTNTWIYPHLHKAAERMIEIAKREPEDELEWKALNQAARELLLAQSSDWAFIMRTGTMVPYAVRRTRSHLMRFNKLYEEVKIGKIDSGWLEKVEYMDNIFPSINYRVYRPL
- a CDS encoding cytochrome P450, which codes for MTSLPTQRFAWRTPKGKLPLPPGRFGLPIVGESISYLRDPARFMNQRQKQYGTIFKTHLFGRPTIVLIGADATRFLFTNESQRFEMTNTPSFEVLLGANSIGVKTGTAHQILRKQLFQAFEPRALAEYGTTIEDMTRRYLHKWERMGTLTWYCELKKYTLDIACKLFVNVETASDENLEKVYQTWSDGLLSIPIRFPGSKFDRAVRAREQLLALIDEMINQRQQHRNSNQDVLKILLQAQDEEGNRLSLEEVKDNVLGMLVAGHETLTSALTSLCLLLAQHPEVLQAARAEQEQLGLTQPLTQESLKQMTYLEQVLKEVLRMAPPVVRSGSRKVLESCEFGGYLIPQSWDVFYQIQETHQDQNVYAQAQRFDPERFAPDRAENKQKVFSYIPFGGGIRECLGKEFARLEMKVFAALLIREYHWELLPGQNLERVVLPFSRPHDGLKVKFWRRESGRV
- a CDS encoding TetR/AcrR family transcriptional regulator; this encodes MSDDRMSKPVKSPPGRPRSAQSHQAILQAALELLAEVGFDRMSIDAIATRAGVGKPTIYRRYKSKQELVADAIESCRQEYVVPDTGSLWGDIDALINSAAQITFTPLGRQTVAMMISTASSNPQFAQVYWTKYLQPRRQAFAVVFERAKQRNEIQADLDPDLVFDLISGIMLYALVFQATTEPLEGYIRRTLHLLLREPPS